In Halovivax gelatinilyticus, the following are encoded in one genomic region:
- a CDS encoding type II toxin-antitoxin system VapC family toxin, which produces MSIFIDTGVFFAQHDASATRHDEATAVMRRILSGKFGQPYTSDYVIDEAITLTRKRAGTFEAAWALGQRILGAGDRPGGIETLWVTRDTFDRTLETFEKYADQSLSFTDASSIALVERHGIDAVCSFDDDFDGLVERIDPTTL; this is translated from the coding sequence ATGAGTATCTTCATCGATACGGGCGTTTTCTTCGCTCAACACGACGCGAGCGCGACTCGTCACGACGAGGCGACCGCCGTCATGCGCCGCATTCTCTCCGGTAAATTTGGACAACCGTACACCAGCGACTACGTGATCGACGAAGCCATCACGCTGACTCGCAAACGGGCCGGAACGTTCGAGGCGGCCTGGGCGTTGGGACAGCGAATTCTCGGGGCGGGCGACCGGCCTGGTGGTATCGAGACGCTCTGGGTCACTCGTGACACCTTCGATCGGACGCTAGAGACGTTCGAGAAATACGCGGATCAGTCGCTCAGTTTCACGGACGCGAGCTCGATCGCGCTCGTCGAGCGACACGGAATCGACGCGGTGTGTAGTTTCGACGACGATTTTGACGGACTCGTAGAGCGGATCGATCCGACGACGCTGTAA